A genome region from Leptospira saintgironsiae includes the following:
- a CDS encoding type II toxin-antitoxin system PemK/MazF family toxin: MIRGEIWWVDLGIPFGSEPGFKRPVLIVQDDSFNESNINTVIVVSITSNLNLAEAPGNVLLSKKDSNLSKESVVNVSQIVTLDRERFLDKVGKLKSSKMADVEEGLKLVIGLN, encoded by the coding sequence ATGATTCGTGGTGAGATTTGGTGGGTGGATTTAGGAATCCCATTTGGTAGTGAGCCAGGCTTTAAACGTCCAGTTCTAATTGTACAAGATGATTCTTTTAACGAGAGTAATATTAATACAGTAATTGTTGTATCAATTACATCAAATTTAAATTTAGCTGAAGCTCCGGGCAATGTACTGCTATCTAAAAAAGATTCTAATCTTTCAAAAGAGTCCGTTGTAAATGTATCTCAGATAGTAACTTTAGATAGGGAAAGATTTCTTGATAAAGTTGGTAAATTGAAATCAAGTAAGATGGCTGATGTTGAAGAAGGATTAAAATTAGTTATAGGCCTTAATTAA
- a CDS encoding ChpI protein, whose translation MKTAVSIPDDLFKTAEKTAKRLGIPRSQLFAKALEEFIQLHSKESVTERLNKIYLKEKGSLEENISNLSVEFLRKSLKNDSW comes from the coding sequence ATGAAGACTGCTGTTTCAATTCCCGATGACTTATTCAAAACTGCAGAGAAGACCGCGAAAAGATTAGGGATTCCTAGAAGTCAGCTTTTTGCTAAAGCATTAGAAGAATTTATTCAATTACATAGTAAAGAATCCGTAACGGAAAGACTAAATAAAATCTATCTCAAAGAGAAGGGTAGTTTAGAAGAAAATATTTCTAATTTGTCTGTCGAATTTCTTCGTAAGAGTTTAAAGAATGATTCGTGGTGA
- a CDS encoding HigA family addiction module antitoxin, whose translation MKKWIKNPHPGDILNEEFLKPLGLSAYQLYKDTGIPQSRLSEIMHGKRSISANYALKLGKYFDLPPQFWLGLQNDYDLLEAERKIHSQLSKIKKYTAKNNSAKKVKTPSVA comes from the coding sequence ATGAAGAAATGGATTAAGAACCCACATCCTGGAGATATATTAAATGAAGAGTTCCTTAAACCTTTAGGTTTAAGTGCGTATCAACTTTATAAGGATACCGGAATTCCTCAATCTCGGCTAAGTGAAATCATGCATGGTAAACGAAGTATTTCAGCAAATTATGCTTTAAAATTAGGTAAATATTTTGATCTTCCTCCTCAGTTCTGGTTAGGATTGCAGAATGATTATGATCTTTTAGAGGCTGAAAGAAAGATTCATAGCCAATTATCTAAGATTAAGAAATACACGGCTAAAAATAATTCGGCGAAGAAAGTTAAAACGCCATCCGTGGCTTAA
- a CDS encoding type II toxin-antitoxin system RelE/ParE family toxin has translation MIKSFENKDTEKVWKGLFVKSIPNQISEIALRKLRMINNSQSVENLKSPPGNKLELLSGNRKGQYSIRINDQWRICFRWHEQDAYDVEIVDYH, from the coding sequence TTGATCAAAAGTTTCGAAAACAAAGACACAGAAAAAGTCTGGAAAGGCTTATTTGTTAAATCGATTCCAAATCAGATTTCAGAAATAGCTCTTAGAAAATTGAGGATGATCAACAACTCTCAAAGTGTTGAAAATCTAAAATCACCGCCAGGCAATAAATTAGAGTTACTTTCAGGAAATAGAAAAGGGCAGTATAGCATAAGAATAAACGATCAATGGCGAATCTGCTTTAGATGGCATGAACAAGATGCCTATGATGTTGAAATTGTTGATTATCATTAA
- a CDS encoding toll/interleukin-1 receptor domain-containing protein — protein sequence MKIKLFISYSEKDRKKIKLIQQVFSNAPEIELIIIANNKSEMISLTKKVTDGIKESNYFVPILTRQSISEQWINQEIGYANAFKEIKNDSLNILPVAEKSVLNNLKGFIHKQLDISFLFEGNESNERVESIRFKKNILSLKEFIIKENKLKSGQNPTNDLYNLIVNKRFNFVYNSETKKSKDIIFSPDGTIGRGRNQNENTWEIKNERLIIKNSEDKIFSIFAYDPQTKTLRHTNDPNTLSLKNQYMESVE from the coding sequence ATGAAAATTAAACTATTTATCAGTTATTCGGAAAAAGATAGAAAAAAGATAAAATTAATTCAGCAGGTATTCTCAAATGCACCGGAAATTGAATTAATCATCATTGCCAATAATAAATCCGAAATGATATCACTAACGAAAAAAGTCACGGATGGAATAAAGGAATCAAACTATTTTGTTCCAATTCTTACGAGGCAATCTATTTCTGAACAGTGGATAAACCAGGAGATTGGGTATGCAAATGCTTTTAAGGAAATCAAAAACGATTCTTTGAATATACTACCAGTGGCAGAAAAGTCGGTACTGAATAATCTAAAAGGTTTTATACATAAGCAATTAGACATTTCCTTTCTCTTTGAAGGCAATGAATCAAATGAAAGAGTAGAATCTATTAGATTTAAGAAAAACATTCTTTCTTTAAAGGAATTTATTATAAAAGAAAATAAATTGAAATCGGGGCAAAATCCAACTAATGACCTATATAATCTAATAGTAAATAAGCGATTTAATTTTGTATATAATTCTGAAACGAAGAAATCAAAGGATATTATATTCTCTCCAGACGGAACGATAGGAAGAGGTAGGAATCAGAATGAAAATACTTGGGAAATAAAGAATGAAAGATTAATTATCAAAAATTCAGAAGACAAGATTTTTAGCATATTTGCATACGACCCGCAAACCAAAACTTTAAGGCATACAAACGATCCAAATACATTATCTTTAAAAAATCAGTATATGGAATCAGTTGAATAA
- a CDS encoding YiiX family permuted papain-like enzyme, whose amino-acid sequence MNKTLFLIVILFMSFWDLKAEQIKSSDLMEGDIIFHESNSEQAKAIKAATKSRYTHVGIIFKYGNDYKVLEAIEPVRITPLSTFIKRGRKNHYVIKRLKDREKVLTNSKIQEMKQYGDSLLGRHYDIYFGWQDDRIYCTELIWKLYDKFTGKKLGDLKTLKDFDLSSSKVQYLMKKRYGNNIPYSEPVISPVDMFNSAELVTIISYN is encoded by the coding sequence ATGAATAAGACACTTTTCCTAATAGTAATTCTATTTATGTCTTTCTGGGACTTGAAAGCTGAGCAGATTAAATCTTCTGATTTAATGGAAGGGGATATTATTTTCCACGAATCAAATTCTGAACAAGCCAAAGCAATTAAAGCAGCGACTAAATCACGATACACACATGTGGGAATTATTTTTAAATACGGTAATGATTATAAAGTTCTTGAAGCAATTGAACCTGTAAGAATTACTCCTTTGTCTACTTTTATTAAAAGAGGCCGGAAGAATCACTATGTTATCAAGCGCCTTAAAGATCGCGAAAAAGTATTAACTAATAGTAAAATTCAAGAAATGAAACAATATGGAGATTCTCTGTTAGGTCGACACTATGATATTTATTTTGGCTGGCAAGATGATCGTATTTACTGTACTGAATTAATCTGGAAATTGTATGATAAATTTACAGGTAAGAAATTAGGTGATTTAAAGACTTTGAAAGATTTTGATCTATCATCATCAAAAGTGCAGTATTTAATGAAAAAGCGGTATGGGAATAATATTCCCTACTCTGAACCGGTAATTTCTCCTGTTGATATGTTTAATTCAGCGGAATTGGTTACTATAATCAGTTATAATTAG
- a CDS encoding TraY domain-containing protein — MARVCLCKRSDRSKCGEARARVA, encoded by the coding sequence ATGGCACGAGTTTGCTTATGCAAACGAAGTGACAGAAGCAAATGTGGCGAAGCCCGAGCGAGAGTTGCGTAA